A window from Methanomassiliicoccales archaeon encodes these proteins:
- a CDS encoding MBL fold metallo-hydrolase: MKRSRDSRRFIAQHGFSLLIETPDEERVIFDTGPSPVIISQNLELLGLEPADLNLVFISHGHRDHAGGLAPFIEAGIPVHCAPDTFMGERFVENDGKLVTVSCDTELLESINSHGFIASNDFRELVPGIHASGLVPRNPEFENTCPFWKKEGGAFVKDRILDEQSLYLDTEAGVVVICGCSHAGVLNVVAHARKLIDRKIILLMGGFHLGGASLETLLKTADALRKEGVKHIAPMHCSGFEAMRVFSDIFEHFELMGVGDAIQVDQI, translated from the coding sequence GTGAAGAGATCCAGGGATAGTCGAAGGTTCATAGCTCAGCACGGATTCTCATTGCTTATCGAGACCCCTGATGAGGAGCGGGTGATTTTCGATACTGGTCCCTCTCCGGTTATAATATCTCAGAATCTTGAGCTCCTCGGGCTAGAACCTGCAGATCTGAATTTGGTGTTCATCAGCCACGGTCATAGGGATCACGCCGGTGGACTGGCCCCTTTCATTGAGGCTGGAATTCCAGTTCATTGTGCCCCTGACACCTTTATGGGCGAGCGATTCGTAGAGAATGATGGCAAACTTGTGACCGTGAGCTGCGATACCGAACTGCTGGAATCGATAAACTCTCATGGGTTTATCGCTTCCAATGATTTCAGGGAGCTGGTCCCAGGGATTCACGCATCCGGTCTTGTTCCCCGGAATCCTGAGTTTGAGAACACATGCCCTTTCTGGAAAAAGGAAGGTGGTGCTTTCGTCAAGGACCGCATACTCGACGAGCAATCTCTCTACCTGGACACCGAAGCTGGAGTTGTGGTGATCTGTGGATGCAGCCATGCCGGTGTCCTCAATGTAGTAGCTCACGCCAGAAAGCTCATCGACCGGAAGATCATCCTTCTCATGGGGGGCTTCCATTTGGGTGGCGCTTCGTTGGAGACATTGTTGAAGACGGCAGACGCTCTCAGGAAAGAAGGTGTGAAACACATAGCACCTATGCATTGCTCTGGATTTGAGGCCATGCGGGTATTTTCAGATATTTTTGAACATTTCGAGCTCATGGGTGTAGGCGATGCGATCCAGGTTGACCAGATCTAA